The window GTACCATCTCCACCGATCATATCAGCAGTTGGTCCTGGTTTGCTTGCATCAGTAATATCTACCCATGCATTAGCATATACGTCAAATGGAAGTGGAGTTTGAGCATCGACTTGAGCTGGTGTGAATGCTGTAACACCATTTACATATGATGTAAATACAGGAATAGTTGAGGCTTGTTCTCTTAATGCTTTAGCAGCTGCAGTTGTTGGCGCTTGGTTAGCAGAAAGGATAATTACTCCTGGTTTTTGAGCTAAAGCGCTTTGTACAACTGATGAAGCGTTAGATTCGTTGAACGGAACATAAGTAACTCTTGATTCAACTTTTTGTGATTTAGCTTCTACTTCGATACCAGCTTTAATTGATTGACCAGCGTCATCTTCAGAATATAATACATAGATCTTTTCAGATGCACCTAATTTAGCATCAGCGTTAGCACCAAATAATGATTCATGTAATACTCTAGCTAAGATAACTCTACCTTCAGTTTTATAAATTGGTTGAACAGTTAAGATGTTGTTACCAACTTCGTTTTCAAAGTATAAAGAGTTAACCCCTGTAACACCATATACCATTGGAACGCCTGAAGTTAATAAGTAGTCCATAGTTGATTGTACTGTGTTTGTACCGAAGTGACCAACTAATGCGAATACTTTATCTTCTTCAACTAATTTCTTAGTTAAAGCTAAACCTTTTTCACCATTAAACTCATCATCGTAATGTTTTAATACGATTTTTCTGCCAGTTGTTTTTGCATTGTATTCAGCAAATACAACTTCCATAGCAGTATTGAATGGTACACCTACACCAGCGAATGCGCCAGATGTAGCTGCAGTGTTACCAATAATGATTTCAGTATCCGTGATACCTTGTCTTGTACCTGTTTCAGCAGTATCTTGACAACCAACTAATACGATTGAAAGAACTAATGCTGATAAGATAGTTAATAATTTTTTCATTCTTATCTCCTTGTGTTTTTTTGTGCTTTGCACATTTTTAACCTAACTAATTTTTTTCTTAAATGGTTGGTTCAGTAAACTACCCACCTAAGTAAGCATTGACTAATTCGTCATTACTTAACAAGTCACTTG of the Acholeplasma hippikon genome contains:
- a CDS encoding ABC transporter substrate-binding protein — protein: MKKLLTILSALVLSIVLVGCQDTAETGTRQGITDTEIIIGNTAATSGAFAGVGVPFNTAMEVVFAEYNAKTTGRKIVLKHYDDEFNGEKGLALTKKLVEEDKVFALVGHFGTNTVQSTMDYLLTSGVPMVYGVTGVNSLYFENEVGNNILTVQPIYKTEGRVILARVLHESLFGANADAKLGASEKIYVLYSEDDAGQSIKAGIEVEAKSQKVESRVTYVPFNESNASSVVQSALAQKPGVIILSANQAPTTAAAKALREQASTIPVFTSYVNGVTAFTPAQVDAQTPLPFDVYANAWVDITDASKPGPTADMIGGDGTLAGWAFDLSFLAGFSNEYWEGFVKSMNSTTVQGAKELWANSYAMAGYIAAKTFVEILERVDLDTVTWESFIKAAEQAPIKLPMAGTIDWRNGQRIGLDSLSLNKMTYPTTGATFAKVRDVENLETINKK